From Virgibacillus natechei, the proteins below share one genomic window:
- a CDS encoding tRNA (cytidine(34)-2'-O)-methyltransferase has protein sequence MSLHVVLYQPEIPANTGNIARTCLGANATLHLIHPLGFSTDNKMVRRAGLDYWEDADVLEYDSIDQLYEKYPEGAFYYIENFGTKHYTDYDYSNINEDLFFVFGRETDGIPRELLEGKEDRCLRIHMTDKVRSLNLSNTAAIIIYEALRQQGFPHMK, from the coding sequence GTGAGTTTACATGTTGTTTTATATCAACCAGAAATACCTGCCAATACAGGGAATATTGCGAGAACATGTCTGGGAGCGAATGCTACCCTCCATTTAATCCATCCACTAGGCTTTTCTACAGATAATAAAATGGTGCGCCGAGCTGGATTGGATTACTGGGAAGATGCAGATGTTTTAGAATATGATTCGATTGATCAATTGTATGAAAAGTATCCAGAGGGAGCGTTTTACTATATTGAAAATTTCGGTACGAAGCACTATACAGACTATGATTATAGCAATATTAACGAGGACTTATTCTTTGTTTTCGGCAGAGAAACAGATGGGATTCCGAGAGAACTGCTAGAAGGCAAAGAGGACAGGTGCCTGCGAATTCATATGACGGATAAGGTGCGCTCCCTTAATTTGTCTAATACAGCGGCAATCATTATTTATGAAGCGTTAAGGCAACAAGGTTTCCCACATATGAAGTAA